The Haloplanus sp. CK5-1 genome contains a region encoding:
- a CDS encoding NUDIX hydrolase yields the protein MELTRHVTATVYVVADGATALHEHPGLGLRLPPGGHVDRGELPHQAALREAREETGLDPTLLTDHADVRSETARSIPRPRHLMLADVNVCDGEVGHQHVDHVFYARVGSRKIDPDPGEPGPEAWTWYDRATLREADVDDDVRELGIEAIDAADRAAEP from the coding sequence ATGGAACTGACTCGCCACGTCACCGCGACGGTGTACGTCGTCGCGGACGGTGCGACCGCGCTCCACGAACACCCCGGGCTCGGACTGCGACTCCCGCCCGGCGGTCACGTCGACCGCGGGGAACTCCCACACCAGGCGGCACTCCGAGAGGCCCGGGAAGAGACCGGTCTCGACCCGACGCTCCTGACCGACCACGCCGACGTCCGCTCGGAGACGGCGCGGTCGATCCCTCGCCCCCGACACCTGATGCTCGCGGACGTGAACGTCTGTGACGGCGAGGTCGGCCACCAACACGTCGACCACGTCTTCTACGCGAGGGTCGGGAGCCGGAAGATCGACCCCGATCCGGGCGAACCGGGCCCCGAGGCGTGGACGTGGTACGACCGCGCTACCCTCCGGGAGGCGGACGTCGACGACGACGTACGGGAACTGGGGATCGAAGCCATCGACGCCGCCGACCGCGCGGCCGAACCGTAA
- a CDS encoding transcription initiation factor IIB yields MTDSVRGYTTERSRARESEDETESTDGDSEQLRCPECGGQLATDTEHGETVCADCGLVVEEDEIDHGPEWRAFDSKEKDQKSRVGAPTTQMMHDKGLSTNIGWQDKDAYGKTLSSRQREKMQRLRTWNERFRTRDSKERNLKQALGEIDRMASALGLPENVRETASVIYRRALGDDLLPGRSIEGVATSALYAAARQAGTPRSLDEIATVSRVEKDEIARTYRYVVRELGLEIQPADPEQYVPRFASELELSDESERRARDLLKTAKEQGVHSGKSPVGLAAAAIYAAALLTNEKVTQSEVSEVANISEVTIRNRYHELLEAEEQIQVP; encoded by the coding sequence GAGCAGTTGCGCTGTCCGGAGTGTGGAGGCCAACTCGCCACGGATACGGAACACGGCGAGACGGTATGTGCCGACTGTGGACTCGTCGTCGAGGAGGACGAGATCGACCACGGTCCCGAGTGGCGCGCCTTCGACTCCAAGGAGAAAGACCAGAAATCGCGGGTCGGTGCACCGACGACCCAGATGATGCACGACAAGGGGCTGTCGACCAACATCGGGTGGCAGGACAAGGACGCCTACGGGAAGACCCTCTCGTCGCGCCAGCGCGAGAAGATGCAGCGCCTGCGCACCTGGAACGAGCGGTTCCGCACCCGTGACTCGAAGGAGCGCAACCTCAAGCAGGCGCTCGGCGAGATCGACCGCATGGCGTCGGCGCTGGGCCTCCCCGAGAACGTCCGCGAGACCGCGAGCGTGATCTACCGGCGTGCCCTCGGCGACGACCTCCTCCCCGGTCGGTCGATCGAAGGCGTCGCCACCAGCGCACTCTACGCCGCCGCCCGACAGGCCGGCACTCCCCGATCGCTCGACGAGATTGCCACCGTCTCCCGCGTCGAGAAGGACGAAATCGCCCGCACGTACCGCTACGTCGTCCGCGAACTCGGCCTGGAGATCCAGCCCGCGGACCCCGAGCAGTACGTCCCGCGTTTCGCCTCCGAACTCGAACTCTCGGACGAGTCCGAGCGACGGGCACGAGACCTCCTCAAGACCGCCAAGGAGCAGGGCGTCCACAGCGGCAAGAGCCCGGTCGGTCTCGCCGCCGCTGCCATCTACGCCGCCGCACTCCTCACCAACGAGAAGGTGACCCAGAGCGAGGTCAGCGAGGTGGCCAACATCTCGGAAGTGACCATCCGGAACCGATATCACGAACTGCTCGAAGCCGAAGAGCAGATCCAGGTCCCCTAG